The Vespula vulgaris chromosome 4, iyVesVulg1.1, whole genome shotgun sequence genome has a segment encoding these proteins:
- the LOC127063356 gene encoding cytoplasmic dynein 1 intermediate chain isoform X25, whose amino-acid sequence MMSDRKAELERKKAKLQAIREEKERRRREKEQKDVEEATVRAAGADKDHRKEIDAMLSSLGMAPVSDVLSSLSSMNSLTPEQSANATPDASLQPSSINSTQSTGRRKPRELTIVSVANTNIPPKEPVVYSKQTQTVQTTHTSHDDEYNLNPGLEWEDEFTVLTFDDSQAEDEENSLPHLDSFQSKLPPGILPHGLPQVKEVQPAVTQVEQEKEKEKPKKEVREFSEEEKQMIILSEDFQRFLDRTSRIVERALGESIDIYTDYTGTMDGEDGLDEKSHQQLWLNRSFFCERWSRNRCVTSMDWSPQFPELLAASYNNNDDTPNDPDGVCLVWNTKFKKATPEFIFHCQSPVMSTTFAKFHPNLILGGTYSGQIVLWDNRVQKRTPVQRTPLSASAHTHPVYCLTVVGTQNAHNLISISTDGKLCSWSLDMLSQPQETLILYLKQSKTIAATCLAFPHGDVNNFVVGSEDGTVYGDCRHGTKAGVVEMFEGHQGPVTGISTHAVQGGIDFSHLFLTSSIDWTIKLWSLKEMKPLYSFEHNGDYVYDVAWSPTHPALFAAVDDSGRLDLWNLNQDTEVPAASVIVDGNPALNRVSWTPSGLHVTVGDDTGKIWVYDVAEHLAYPRSDEWNKFLYTQQDLKNNKADEELDRLNLSSGPSSLTSLTSISSCPLR is encoded by the exons ATGATGTCCGATAGAAAAGCTGAactggaaaggaaaaaggcaAAGCTTCAAGCTattagagaggaaaaagaaaggcgaagaagagaaaaagagcaaaaagat gTTGAAGAAGCTACGGTACGTGCAGCAGGTGCTGACAAAGATCATCGTAAAGAAATTGATGCTATGCTTTCTTCTTTGGGAATGGCACCAGTATCAG ATGTATTGTCCAGTTTATCTAGCATGAATTCTTTGACACCAGAGCAAAGTGCTAATGCTACACCAGATGCAAGTTTGCAACCATCTAGCATCAATTCAACACAGag TACTGGGCGAAGGAAACCAAGAGAACTGACTATTGTTTCTGTTGCTAATACCAATATTCCACCAAAGGAGCCTGTTGTCTATAGTAAACAAACTCAAACAGTTCAAACAACACATACATCTCATGACG ACGAGTACAATCTAAATCCAGGTTTAGAATGGGAGGACGAATTTACAG TTTTGACATTTGATGATTCCCAAGCCGAAGATGAAGAGAACAGCTTGCCACACTTGGACAGCTTCCAAAGCAAGCTTCCACCTGGAATTCTTCCACATGGTTTGCCGCAGGTTAAAGAGGTTCAGCCTGCTGTTACACAGGTAGaacaagaaaaggagaaagaaaaacctaAGAAAGAAG TTCGCGAGTTCAGCGAGGAAGAAAAGCAGATGATCATACTCTCGGAAGACTTTCAACGATTCCTCGATCGTACTAGTAGGATTGTGGAAAGAGCATTGGGCGAATCGATTGACATTTATACCGATTATACCGGTACAATGGATGGCGAGGATGGATT GGACGAAAAAAGCCATCAACAATTATGGTTAAATCGTTCCTTCTTCTGTGAACGATGGTCGCGTAATCGCTGTGTCACTTCGATGGATTGGTCCCCGCAGTTTCCAGAACTTCTTGCGGCCTCATACAACAACAATGACGATACCCCAAATGATCCCGACGGTGTATGTTTGGTTTGGAACACGAAATTTAAGAAAGCCACTCCAGAATTCATCTTCCATTGTCAATCACCGGTGATGTCGACCACTTTTGCGAAATTCCATCCAAATTTGATTTTGGGTGGTACTTATTCTGGTCAAATAGTACTCTGGGATAATCGCGTACAAAAGAGAACGCCAGTACAAAGAACACCATTGTCAGCTAGCGCTCATACC CATCCGGTCTATTGCCTAACTGTTGTTGGAACGCAAAACGCACATAATTTGATCAGTATTTCGACGGATGGTAAATTATGCTCTTGGAGTTTAGATATGTTGTCTCAACCACAGGAAACGTTGATTCTATACTTGAAACAGTCTAAAACAATAGCGGCTACTTGCTTAGCTTTTCCTCATGGCGATGTGAATAATTTTGTTGTTGGTAGTGAGGATGGGACCGTATACGGcg ACTGCCGACATGGTACAAAAGCTGGTGTAGTTGAAATGTTTGAAGGTCATCAAGGACCGGTGACCGGTATTAGTACACATGCCGTTCAAGGTGGAATTGACTTCTCTCATTTATTCTTAACCTCCTCTATCGATTGGACCATCAAATTATGGAGtcttaaagaaatgaaacctctttattctttcgaacATAATGGAGATTATGTGTACGATGTTGCATGGTCACCAACTCATCCAGCATTGTTTGCAGCTGTTGACGATTCAGGTAGATTAGATCTTTGGAATTTAAATCAGGACACTGAAGTACCCGCTGCTAGTGTTATCGTCGATGGAAATCCCGCGTTAAATAGAGTCTCTTGGACACCGAGCGGTTTACACGTTACGGTCGGAGATGACACTGGTAAAATTTGGGTTTACGATGTCGCAGAG CATTTGGCATATCCGAGAAGCGATGAATGGAATAAATTCTTGTATACACAACAAGATTTAAAGAATAACAAAGCGGACGAGGAGTTAGACAGGCTCAATCTTAGTTCCGGACCGTCTTCGTTAACATCTCTAACCTCTATTTCATCGTGTCCGCTTAGATAA
- the LOC127063356 gene encoding cytoplasmic dynein 1 intermediate chain isoform X14, translated as MMSDRKAELERKKAKLQAIREEKERRRREKEQKDVEEATVRAAGADKDHRKEIDAMLSSLGMAPVSDVLSSLSSMNSLTPEQSANATPDASLQPSSINSTQSTGRRKPRELTIVSVANTNIPPKEPVVYSKQTQTVQTTHTSHDGYFETDWWRPRKGGSAPNYLYEYNLNPGLEWEDEFTVLTFDDSQAEDEENSLPHLDSFQSKLPPGILPHGLPQVKEVQPAVTQVEQEKEKEKPKKEVREFSEEEKQMIILSEDFQRFLDRTSRIVERALGESIDIYTDYTGTMDGEDGLDEKSHQQLWLNRSFFCERWSRNRCVTSMDWSPQFPELLAASYNNNDDTPNDPDGVCLVWNTKFKKATPEFIFHCQSPVMSTTFAKFHPNLILGGTYSGQIVLWDNRVQKRTPVQRTPLSASAHTHPVYCLTVVGTQNAHNLISISTDGKLCSWSLDMLSQPQETLILYLKQSKTIAATCLAFPHGDVNNFVVGSEDGTVYGDCRHGTKAGVVEMFEGHQGPVTGISTHAVQGGIDFSHLFLTSSIDWTIKLWSLKEMKPLYSFEHNGDYVYDVAWSPTHPALFAAVDDSGRLDLWNLNQDTEVPAASVIVDGNPALNRVSWTPSGLHVTVGDDTGKIWVYDVAEHLAYPRSDEWNKFLYTQQDLKNNKADEELDRLNLSSGPSSLTSLTSISSCPLR; from the exons ATGATGTCCGATAGAAAAGCTGAactggaaaggaaaaaggcaAAGCTTCAAGCTattagagaggaaaaagaaaggcgaagaagagaaaaagagcaaaaagat gTTGAAGAAGCTACGGTACGTGCAGCAGGTGCTGACAAAGATCATCGTAAAGAAATTGATGCTATGCTTTCTTCTTTGGGAATGGCACCAGTATCAG ATGTATTGTCCAGTTTATCTAGCATGAATTCTTTGACACCAGAGCAAAGTGCTAATGCTACACCAGATGCAAGTTTGCAACCATCTAGCATCAATTCAACACAGag TACTGGGCGAAGGAAACCAAGAGAACTGACTATTGTTTCTGTTGCTAATACCAATATTCCACCAAAGGAGCCTGTTGTCTATAGTAAACAAACTCAAACAGTTCAAACAACACATACATCTCATGACG GCTACTTTGAGACTGACTGGTGGCGTCCCAGGAAAGGTGGGTCTGCACCAAACTACCTAT ACGAGTACAATCTAAATCCAGGTTTAGAATGGGAGGACGAATTTACAG TTTTGACATTTGATGATTCCCAAGCCGAAGATGAAGAGAACAGCTTGCCACACTTGGACAGCTTCCAAAGCAAGCTTCCACCTGGAATTCTTCCACATGGTTTGCCGCAGGTTAAAGAGGTTCAGCCTGCTGTTACACAGGTAGaacaagaaaaggagaaagaaaaacctaAGAAAGAAG TTCGCGAGTTCAGCGAGGAAGAAAAGCAGATGATCATACTCTCGGAAGACTTTCAACGATTCCTCGATCGTACTAGTAGGATTGTGGAAAGAGCATTGGGCGAATCGATTGACATTTATACCGATTATACCGGTACAATGGATGGCGAGGATGGATT GGACGAAAAAAGCCATCAACAATTATGGTTAAATCGTTCCTTCTTCTGTGAACGATGGTCGCGTAATCGCTGTGTCACTTCGATGGATTGGTCCCCGCAGTTTCCAGAACTTCTTGCGGCCTCATACAACAACAATGACGATACCCCAAATGATCCCGACGGTGTATGTTTGGTTTGGAACACGAAATTTAAGAAAGCCACTCCAGAATTCATCTTCCATTGTCAATCACCGGTGATGTCGACCACTTTTGCGAAATTCCATCCAAATTTGATTTTGGGTGGTACTTATTCTGGTCAAATAGTACTCTGGGATAATCGCGTACAAAAGAGAACGCCAGTACAAAGAACACCATTGTCAGCTAGCGCTCATACC CATCCGGTCTATTGCCTAACTGTTGTTGGAACGCAAAACGCACATAATTTGATCAGTATTTCGACGGATGGTAAATTATGCTCTTGGAGTTTAGATATGTTGTCTCAACCACAGGAAACGTTGATTCTATACTTGAAACAGTCTAAAACAATAGCGGCTACTTGCTTAGCTTTTCCTCATGGCGATGTGAATAATTTTGTTGTTGGTAGTGAGGATGGGACCGTATACGGcg ACTGCCGACATGGTACAAAAGCTGGTGTAGTTGAAATGTTTGAAGGTCATCAAGGACCGGTGACCGGTATTAGTACACATGCCGTTCAAGGTGGAATTGACTTCTCTCATTTATTCTTAACCTCCTCTATCGATTGGACCATCAAATTATGGAGtcttaaagaaatgaaacctctttattctttcgaacATAATGGAGATTATGTGTACGATGTTGCATGGTCACCAACTCATCCAGCATTGTTTGCAGCTGTTGACGATTCAGGTAGATTAGATCTTTGGAATTTAAATCAGGACACTGAAGTACCCGCTGCTAGTGTTATCGTCGATGGAAATCCCGCGTTAAATAGAGTCTCTTGGACACCGAGCGGTTTACACGTTACGGTCGGAGATGACACTGGTAAAATTTGGGTTTACGATGTCGCAGAG CATTTGGCATATCCGAGAAGCGATGAATGGAATAAATTCTTGTATACACAACAAGATTTAAAGAATAACAAAGCGGACGAGGAGTTAGACAGGCTCAATCTTAGTTCCGGACCGTCTTCGTTAACATCTCTAACCTCTATTTCATCGTGTCCGCTTAGATAA
- the LOC127063356 gene encoding cytoplasmic dynein 1 intermediate chain isoform X20: protein MMSDRKAELERKKAKLQAIREEKERRRREKEQKDVEEATVRAAGADKDHRKEIDAMLSSLGMAPVSDVLSSLSSMNSLTPEQSANATPDASLQPSSINSTQSTGRRKPRELTIVSVANTNIPPKEPVVYSKQTQTVQTTHTSHDGYFETDWWRPRKGGSAPNYLSHAFDYYVLTFDDSQAEDEENSLPHLDSFQSKLPPGILPHGLPQVKEVQPAVTQVEQEKEKEKPKKEVREFSEEEKQMIILSEDFQRFLDRTSRIVERALGESIDIYTDYTGTMDGEDGLDEKSHQQLWLNRSFFCERWSRNRCVTSMDWSPQFPELLAASYNNNDDTPNDPDGVCLVWNTKFKKATPEFIFHCQSPVMSTTFAKFHPNLILGGTYSGQIVLWDNRVQKRTPVQRTPLSASAHTHPVYCLTVVGTQNAHNLISISTDGKLCSWSLDMLSQPQETLILYLKQSKTIAATCLAFPHGDVNNFVVGSEDGTVYGDCRHGTKAGVVEMFEGHQGPVTGISTHAVQGGIDFSHLFLTSSIDWTIKLWSLKEMKPLYSFEHNGDYVYDVAWSPTHPALFAAVDDSGRLDLWNLNQDTEVPAASVIVDGNPALNRVSWTPSGLHVTVGDDTGKIWVYDVAEHLAYPRSDEWNKFLYTQQDLKNNKADEELDRLNLSSGPSSLTSLTSISSCPLR, encoded by the exons ATGATGTCCGATAGAAAAGCTGAactggaaaggaaaaaggcaAAGCTTCAAGCTattagagaggaaaaagaaaggcgaagaagagaaaaagagcaaaaagat gTTGAAGAAGCTACGGTACGTGCAGCAGGTGCTGACAAAGATCATCGTAAAGAAATTGATGCTATGCTTTCTTCTTTGGGAATGGCACCAGTATCAG ATGTATTGTCCAGTTTATCTAGCATGAATTCTTTGACACCAGAGCAAAGTGCTAATGCTACACCAGATGCAAGTTTGCAACCATCTAGCATCAATTCAACACAGag TACTGGGCGAAGGAAACCAAGAGAACTGACTATTGTTTCTGTTGCTAATACCAATATTCCACCAAAGGAGCCTGTTGTCTATAGTAAACAAACTCAAACAGTTCAAACAACACATACATCTCATGACG GCTACTTTGAGACTGACTGGTGGCGTCCCAGGAAAGGTGGGTCTGCACCAAACTACCTAT CTCATGCATTCGACTATTACG TTTTGACATTTGATGATTCCCAAGCCGAAGATGAAGAGAACAGCTTGCCACACTTGGACAGCTTCCAAAGCAAGCTTCCACCTGGAATTCTTCCACATGGTTTGCCGCAGGTTAAAGAGGTTCAGCCTGCTGTTACACAGGTAGaacaagaaaaggagaaagaaaaacctaAGAAAGAAG TTCGCGAGTTCAGCGAGGAAGAAAAGCAGATGATCATACTCTCGGAAGACTTTCAACGATTCCTCGATCGTACTAGTAGGATTGTGGAAAGAGCATTGGGCGAATCGATTGACATTTATACCGATTATACCGGTACAATGGATGGCGAGGATGGATT GGACGAAAAAAGCCATCAACAATTATGGTTAAATCGTTCCTTCTTCTGTGAACGATGGTCGCGTAATCGCTGTGTCACTTCGATGGATTGGTCCCCGCAGTTTCCAGAACTTCTTGCGGCCTCATACAACAACAATGACGATACCCCAAATGATCCCGACGGTGTATGTTTGGTTTGGAACACGAAATTTAAGAAAGCCACTCCAGAATTCATCTTCCATTGTCAATCACCGGTGATGTCGACCACTTTTGCGAAATTCCATCCAAATTTGATTTTGGGTGGTACTTATTCTGGTCAAATAGTACTCTGGGATAATCGCGTACAAAAGAGAACGCCAGTACAAAGAACACCATTGTCAGCTAGCGCTCATACC CATCCGGTCTATTGCCTAACTGTTGTTGGAACGCAAAACGCACATAATTTGATCAGTATTTCGACGGATGGTAAATTATGCTCTTGGAGTTTAGATATGTTGTCTCAACCACAGGAAACGTTGATTCTATACTTGAAACAGTCTAAAACAATAGCGGCTACTTGCTTAGCTTTTCCTCATGGCGATGTGAATAATTTTGTTGTTGGTAGTGAGGATGGGACCGTATACGGcg ACTGCCGACATGGTACAAAAGCTGGTGTAGTTGAAATGTTTGAAGGTCATCAAGGACCGGTGACCGGTATTAGTACACATGCCGTTCAAGGTGGAATTGACTTCTCTCATTTATTCTTAACCTCCTCTATCGATTGGACCATCAAATTATGGAGtcttaaagaaatgaaacctctttattctttcgaacATAATGGAGATTATGTGTACGATGTTGCATGGTCACCAACTCATCCAGCATTGTTTGCAGCTGTTGACGATTCAGGTAGATTAGATCTTTGGAATTTAAATCAGGACACTGAAGTACCCGCTGCTAGTGTTATCGTCGATGGAAATCCCGCGTTAAATAGAGTCTCTTGGACACCGAGCGGTTTACACGTTACGGTCGGAGATGACACTGGTAAAATTTGGGTTTACGATGTCGCAGAG CATTTGGCATATCCGAGAAGCGATGAATGGAATAAATTCTTGTATACACAACAAGATTTAAAGAATAACAAAGCGGACGAGGAGTTAGACAGGCTCAATCTTAGTTCCGGACCGTCTTCGTTAACATCTCTAACCTCTATTTCATCGTGTCCGCTTAGATAA
- the LOC127063356 gene encoding cytoplasmic dynein 1 intermediate chain isoform X24, which yields MMSDRKAELERKKAKLQAIREEKERRRREKEQKDVEEATVRAAGADKDHRKEIDAMLSSLGMAPVSDVLSSLSSMNSLTPEQSANATPDASLQPSSINSTQSTGRRKPRELTIVSVANTNIPPKEPVVYSKQTQTVQTTHTSHDGYFETDWWRPRKAHAFDYYVLTFDDSQAEDEENSLPHLDSFQSKLPPGILPHGLPQVKEVQPAVTQVEQEKEKEKPKKEVREFSEEEKQMIILSEDFQRFLDRTSRIVERALGESIDIYTDYTGTMDGEDGLDEKSHQQLWLNRSFFCERWSRNRCVTSMDWSPQFPELLAASYNNNDDTPNDPDGVCLVWNTKFKKATPEFIFHCQSPVMSTTFAKFHPNLILGGTYSGQIVLWDNRVQKRTPVQRTPLSASAHTHPVYCLTVVGTQNAHNLISISTDGKLCSWSLDMLSQPQETLILYLKQSKTIAATCLAFPHGDVNNFVVGSEDGTVYGDCRHGTKAGVVEMFEGHQGPVTGISTHAVQGGIDFSHLFLTSSIDWTIKLWSLKEMKPLYSFEHNGDYVYDVAWSPTHPALFAAVDDSGRLDLWNLNQDTEVPAASVIVDGNPALNRVSWTPSGLHVTVGDDTGKIWVYDVAEHLAYPRSDEWNKFLYTQQDLKNNKADEELDRLNLSSGPSSLTSLTSISSCPLR from the exons ATGATGTCCGATAGAAAAGCTGAactggaaaggaaaaaggcaAAGCTTCAAGCTattagagaggaaaaagaaaggcgaagaagagaaaaagagcaaaaagat gTTGAAGAAGCTACGGTACGTGCAGCAGGTGCTGACAAAGATCATCGTAAAGAAATTGATGCTATGCTTTCTTCTTTGGGAATGGCACCAGTATCAG ATGTATTGTCCAGTTTATCTAGCATGAATTCTTTGACACCAGAGCAAAGTGCTAATGCTACACCAGATGCAAGTTTGCAACCATCTAGCATCAATTCAACACAGag TACTGGGCGAAGGAAACCAAGAGAACTGACTATTGTTTCTGTTGCTAATACCAATATTCCACCAAAGGAGCCTGTTGTCTATAGTAAACAAACTCAAACAGTTCAAACAACACATACATCTCATGACG GCTACTTTGAGACTGACTGGTGGCGTCCCAGGAAAG CTCATGCATTCGACTATTACG TTTTGACATTTGATGATTCCCAAGCCGAAGATGAAGAGAACAGCTTGCCACACTTGGACAGCTTCCAAAGCAAGCTTCCACCTGGAATTCTTCCACATGGTTTGCCGCAGGTTAAAGAGGTTCAGCCTGCTGTTACACAGGTAGaacaagaaaaggagaaagaaaaacctaAGAAAGAAG TTCGCGAGTTCAGCGAGGAAGAAAAGCAGATGATCATACTCTCGGAAGACTTTCAACGATTCCTCGATCGTACTAGTAGGATTGTGGAAAGAGCATTGGGCGAATCGATTGACATTTATACCGATTATACCGGTACAATGGATGGCGAGGATGGATT GGACGAAAAAAGCCATCAACAATTATGGTTAAATCGTTCCTTCTTCTGTGAACGATGGTCGCGTAATCGCTGTGTCACTTCGATGGATTGGTCCCCGCAGTTTCCAGAACTTCTTGCGGCCTCATACAACAACAATGACGATACCCCAAATGATCCCGACGGTGTATGTTTGGTTTGGAACACGAAATTTAAGAAAGCCACTCCAGAATTCATCTTCCATTGTCAATCACCGGTGATGTCGACCACTTTTGCGAAATTCCATCCAAATTTGATTTTGGGTGGTACTTATTCTGGTCAAATAGTACTCTGGGATAATCGCGTACAAAAGAGAACGCCAGTACAAAGAACACCATTGTCAGCTAGCGCTCATACC CATCCGGTCTATTGCCTAACTGTTGTTGGAACGCAAAACGCACATAATTTGATCAGTATTTCGACGGATGGTAAATTATGCTCTTGGAGTTTAGATATGTTGTCTCAACCACAGGAAACGTTGATTCTATACTTGAAACAGTCTAAAACAATAGCGGCTACTTGCTTAGCTTTTCCTCATGGCGATGTGAATAATTTTGTTGTTGGTAGTGAGGATGGGACCGTATACGGcg ACTGCCGACATGGTACAAAAGCTGGTGTAGTTGAAATGTTTGAAGGTCATCAAGGACCGGTGACCGGTATTAGTACACATGCCGTTCAAGGTGGAATTGACTTCTCTCATTTATTCTTAACCTCCTCTATCGATTGGACCATCAAATTATGGAGtcttaaagaaatgaaacctctttattctttcgaacATAATGGAGATTATGTGTACGATGTTGCATGGTCACCAACTCATCCAGCATTGTTTGCAGCTGTTGACGATTCAGGTAGATTAGATCTTTGGAATTTAAATCAGGACACTGAAGTACCCGCTGCTAGTGTTATCGTCGATGGAAATCCCGCGTTAAATAGAGTCTCTTGGACACCGAGCGGTTTACACGTTACGGTCGGAGATGACACTGGTAAAATTTGGGTTTACGATGTCGCAGAG CATTTGGCATATCCGAGAAGCGATGAATGGAATAAATTCTTGTATACACAACAAGATTTAAAGAATAACAAAGCGGACGAGGAGTTAGACAGGCTCAATCTTAGTTCCGGACCGTCTTCGTTAACATCTCTAACCTCTATTTCATCGTGTCCGCTTAGATAA
- the LOC127063356 gene encoding cytoplasmic dynein 1 intermediate chain isoform X10 — protein MMSDRKAELERKKAKLQAIREEKERRRREKEQKDVEEATVRAAGADKDHRKEIDAMLSSLGMAPVSDVLSSLSSMNSLTPEQSANATPDASLQPSSINSTQSTGRRKPRELTIVSVANTNIPPKEPVVYSKQTQTVQTTHTSHDGLSKSSSEYTIYSSCSTTTPTHSCSAGYFETDWWRPRKGGSAPNYLFLTFDDSQAEDEENSLPHLDSFQSKLPPGILPHGLPQVKEVQPAVTQVEQEKEKEKPKKEVREFSEEEKQMIILSEDFQRFLDRTSRIVERALGESIDIYTDYTGTMDGEDGLDEKSHQQLWLNRSFFCERWSRNRCVTSMDWSPQFPELLAASYNNNDDTPNDPDGVCLVWNTKFKKATPEFIFHCQSPVMSTTFAKFHPNLILGGTYSGQIVLWDNRVQKRTPVQRTPLSASAHTHPVYCLTVVGTQNAHNLISISTDGKLCSWSLDMLSQPQETLILYLKQSKTIAATCLAFPHGDVNNFVVGSEDGTVYGDCRHGTKAGVVEMFEGHQGPVTGISTHAVQGGIDFSHLFLTSSIDWTIKLWSLKEMKPLYSFEHNGDYVYDVAWSPTHPALFAAVDDSGRLDLWNLNQDTEVPAASVIVDGNPALNRVSWTPSGLHVTVGDDTGKIWVYDVAEHLAYPRSDEWNKFLYTQQDLKNNKADEELDRLNLSSGPSSLTSLTSISSCPLR, from the exons ATGATGTCCGATAGAAAAGCTGAactggaaaggaaaaaggcaAAGCTTCAAGCTattagagaggaaaaagaaaggcgaagaagagaaaaagagcaaaaagat gTTGAAGAAGCTACGGTACGTGCAGCAGGTGCTGACAAAGATCATCGTAAAGAAATTGATGCTATGCTTTCTTCTTTGGGAATGGCACCAGTATCAG ATGTATTGTCCAGTTTATCTAGCATGAATTCTTTGACACCAGAGCAAAGTGCTAATGCTACACCAGATGCAAGTTTGCAACCATCTAGCATCAATTCAACACAGag TACTGGGCGAAGGAAACCAAGAGAACTGACTATTGTTTCTGTTGCTAATACCAATATTCCACCAAAGGAGCCTGTTGTCTATAGTAAACAAACTCAAACAGTTCAAACAACACATACATCTCATGACG GACTGTCCAAATCTTCTTCCGAATACACGATCTACTCCTCCTGTTCAACAACAACACCAACTCACTCTTGCTCCGCAGGCTACTTTGAGACTGACTGGTGGCGTCCCAGGAAAGGTGGGTCTGCACCAAACTACCTAT TTTTGACATTTGATGATTCCCAAGCCGAAGATGAAGAGAACAGCTTGCCACACTTGGACAGCTTCCAAAGCAAGCTTCCACCTGGAATTCTTCCACATGGTTTGCCGCAGGTTAAAGAGGTTCAGCCTGCTGTTACACAGGTAGaacaagaaaaggagaaagaaaaacctaAGAAAGAAG TTCGCGAGTTCAGCGAGGAAGAAAAGCAGATGATCATACTCTCGGAAGACTTTCAACGATTCCTCGATCGTACTAGTAGGATTGTGGAAAGAGCATTGGGCGAATCGATTGACATTTATACCGATTATACCGGTACAATGGATGGCGAGGATGGATT GGACGAAAAAAGCCATCAACAATTATGGTTAAATCGTTCCTTCTTCTGTGAACGATGGTCGCGTAATCGCTGTGTCACTTCGATGGATTGGTCCCCGCAGTTTCCAGAACTTCTTGCGGCCTCATACAACAACAATGACGATACCCCAAATGATCCCGACGGTGTATGTTTGGTTTGGAACACGAAATTTAAGAAAGCCACTCCAGAATTCATCTTCCATTGTCAATCACCGGTGATGTCGACCACTTTTGCGAAATTCCATCCAAATTTGATTTTGGGTGGTACTTATTCTGGTCAAATAGTACTCTGGGATAATCGCGTACAAAAGAGAACGCCAGTACAAAGAACACCATTGTCAGCTAGCGCTCATACC CATCCGGTCTATTGCCTAACTGTTGTTGGAACGCAAAACGCACATAATTTGATCAGTATTTCGACGGATGGTAAATTATGCTCTTGGAGTTTAGATATGTTGTCTCAACCACAGGAAACGTTGATTCTATACTTGAAACAGTCTAAAACAATAGCGGCTACTTGCTTAGCTTTTCCTCATGGCGATGTGAATAATTTTGTTGTTGGTAGTGAGGATGGGACCGTATACGGcg ACTGCCGACATGGTACAAAAGCTGGTGTAGTTGAAATGTTTGAAGGTCATCAAGGACCGGTGACCGGTATTAGTACACATGCCGTTCAAGGTGGAATTGACTTCTCTCATTTATTCTTAACCTCCTCTATCGATTGGACCATCAAATTATGGAGtcttaaagaaatgaaacctctttattctttcgaacATAATGGAGATTATGTGTACGATGTTGCATGGTCACCAACTCATCCAGCATTGTTTGCAGCTGTTGACGATTCAGGTAGATTAGATCTTTGGAATTTAAATCAGGACACTGAAGTACCCGCTGCTAGTGTTATCGTCGATGGAAATCCCGCGTTAAATAGAGTCTCTTGGACACCGAGCGGTTTACACGTTACGGTCGGAGATGACACTGGTAAAATTTGGGTTTACGATGTCGCAGAG CATTTGGCATATCCGAGAAGCGATGAATGGAATAAATTCTTGTATACACAACAAGATTTAAAGAATAACAAAGCGGACGAGGAGTTAGACAGGCTCAATCTTAGTTCCGGACCGTCTTCGTTAACATCTCTAACCTCTATTTCATCGTGTCCGCTTAGATAA